Proteins encoded by one window of Esox lucius isolate fEsoLuc1 chromosome 4, fEsoLuc1.pri, whole genome shotgun sequence:
- the ccdc69 gene encoding coiled-coil domain-containing protein 69: MGCNHSKACDGVCKKKRKSKAKDGEKTLKELNNHQNGKVPLEDLNVGLEAEKQLEKYERQLKILQEVLSAPGTQEREVLLKDSNGELCALVHSIVEKVKTETATDLNALHEEKSKSATDQYESKIEELQTAHREEAAQLTETHQAAENVLKDKVEELTEELLVYNKLKKRVEDSTFKKDLQRNIQAHGSPGPFWEREQESLLFVIEMKSERIQEQGNKLLQMQALTEKNLSLEDQVINVLQQNEDLRVRIDNYQSLIQQLSKEHRDLQGALDRQAGLSQRLGQEKEQLMFKLKHRDSCPTFPSFPILSEVSPS, encoded by the exons ATGGGTTGCAACCACAGCAAGGCGTGCGACGGAGTTTGCAAGAAAAag AGGAAAAGCAAAGCGAAAGATGGTGAGAAAACCCTGAAGGAGCTCAACAACCATCAAAATG GTAAAGTCCCCTTGGAGGATTTGAATGTGGGTCTAGAAGCCGAGAAGCAGCTGGAGAAGTATGAGCGGCAGCTGAAGATCCTACAGGAGGTTCTGTCTGCGCCTGGGAcgcaggagagggaggtgctACTGAAAGACTCCAATGGAGAGCTCTGTGCACTGGTCCACAGCATCGTAGAGAAG GTGAAAACCGAGACGGCTACAGACCTCAATGCTCTCCACGAGGAAAAAAGCAAGAGTGCCACCGATCAGTACGAGAGCAAGATTGAAG AACTGCAGACGGCACACCGTGAAGAAGCAGCTCAGCTAACGGAGACCCATCAGGCTGCTGAGAATGTGTTAAAG GACAAGGTCGAGGAGCTAACTGAAGAGCTGCTTGTGTAcaacaagttgaaaaagagGGTTGAAGATTCTACCTTCAAGAAGGACCTGCAGAGGAACATTCAG gCCCATGGCAGTCCTGGGCCATTCTGGGAGCGTGAGCAGGAGAGTCTGCTGTTTGTCATTGAGATGAAGAGTGAACGTATTCAGGAGCAGGGGAACAAACTGCTTCAAATGCAGGCTCTG ACGGAAAAGAATCTTTCTCTAGAAGACCAGGTCATCAACGTTCTTCAGCAGAATGAGGACCTGAGAGTTCGAATTGACAACTATCAGAGCCTGATACA GCAGCTGTCTAAGGAGCACCGGGACCTTCAGGGGGCGCTGGACAGGCAGGCGGGCCTCAGTCAGAGGCTCGGCCAAGAAAAAGAGCAACTCATGTTTAAACTGAAACACAGAGACTCCTGTCCTACGTTTCCTTCTTTCCCCATACTGTCCGAGGTCTCTCCCAGCTGA